One genomic segment of Syngnathus acus chromosome 1, fSynAcu1.2, whole genome shotgun sequence includes these proteins:
- the sh2d3a gene encoding breast cancer anti-estrogen resistance protein 3 homolog isoform X1: protein MNNRSIAWWLGQIGLPQYTKALESEYYGLEGLLNVNDDELKQAGIEDALHRETILTQLLSHRQKLYPHLGVQMERRVSRKYSLGSSLDLVKPRQDLFRQSVLPRLHRADKKQRLSASCTQLRPLDEDHASGTLDGCRESKRSKRRSLAVYLSRLKVFSGHKEMDVLKKELEEELKLSTEDPRSHAWYHGPLTREAAEALFDRDGDFLVRDSSSSPGDYVLSCYWRNEPMHFKIIRVVLRPKKGYSRELFQFEEDRFDNVPALIRFYVGDRRPISQASGAIIFHPLTRTLPLRVIAERQRAAEAKSHVERGKRLSFSSAPGDALHANPLLRSGSHPGNLENLGCRPLLQSAQSDSNLRPGTPQKAKPEDAGPPPISPVFRTGSEPLLSPKPRQTRTCHPGGGVTLRGSDGQLHSRAPPKPLRISAVFPKASLLATPLDRDDDPSVFYDELVVQVPQSRRKGHVDRLRAEEKWQSRARITETSFGFLEAENSDEAASRLPRLPDKEHFERPQVEWSSCFQLDRFKSLLLPDNNRPLEPSVLLELKELFARTDANTTALHLLSVDCQVARIVGVTAEQRRTMGVASGLELITLPHGRQLRQDLLERHHLIALGVAVDILGCTGTVSQRATVLHRFILLAQALKEHAHDLYAFSAVMKALDMPQVVRLQMTWRLLRRNHTESAVLFEKTLKPFMNSLNDSDECISGVPVAVPHLIPVLLLMEGQDLAEDSQRGCQMLFDLLQAARRHAAQARQHQEHAKALLASGWTPVPELLEAFRTEFALRLFWGQSGAEADSKERHEKFDKILCVLSDKLEQVDIRPEEQQQPLS from the exons ATGAATAATCGCTCCATCGCTTGGTGGCTGGGGCAGATCGGCTTGCCTCAGTATACCAAGGCTCTGGAGAGTGAATATTACGGACTGGAG GGTCTGCTGAACGTGAACGACGACGAGCTGAAGCAGGCGGGGATCGAGGATGCCTTGCACAGAGAAACCATCCTGACTCAGCTTCTGAGCCACCGCCAGAAGCTCTACCCTCACTTGG GTGTGCAAATGGAGCGCAGAGTGAGCAGGAAGTACTCGCTGGGCTCGTCCTTGGATTTG GTGAAGCCAAGGCAGGATCTTTTCCGCCAGAGTGTCCTGCCCCGCCTCCACCGCGCTGACAAGAAACAGCGCCTGTCCGCGTCCTGCACGCAGCTGCGGCCTCTGGACGAGGATCACGCTTCTGGCACGCTGGACGGCTGTCGAGAAAGCAAGCGCAG caaAAGGAGGAGCCTTGCCGTATACTTGAGCCGGCTGAAG GTGTTTAGTGGTCACAAGGAGATGGACGTGCTGAAGAAGGAACTGGAGGAAGAGCTGAAGCTTAGCACCGAGGACCCCAGGAGCCATGCCTGGTACCACGGACCCCTCACCAGAGAG GCTGCCGAGGCTCTTTTCGACAGGGACGGGGACTTCCTGGTGCGAGACTCCAGCTCGTCTCCGGGCGACTACGTCCTCAGCTGCTACTGGAGGAACGAGCCCATGCACTTCAAGATCATACGGGTGGTGCTGAGACCCAAAAAG GGCTACTCCCGGGAGCTGTTCCAGTTCGAAGAGGACCGCTTCGACAACGTCCCCGCTCTGATCCGCTTCTACGTGGGCGACCGGCGGCCCATCTCCCAGGCCTCGGGCGCCATCATCTTCCACCCGCTGACCAGGACGCTTCCTTTGCGCGTCATCGCCGAGCGGCAGCGGGCCGCCGAGGCCAAGTCGCATGTGGAACGCGGCAAACGGCTCAGCTTCAGCAGCGCGCCGGGAGACGCCCTGCACGCCAACCCGCTGCTCAG GAGCGGGAGTCACCCCGGTAACCTGGAGAACCTCGGATGCAGGCCTTTGCTCCAGTCGGCCCAGTCGGACAGCAACCTGAGGCCAG GCACTCCTCAGAAGGCCAAACCGGAAGACGCCGGCCCCCCTCCCATCTCGCCGGTGTTCCGCACGGGGAGCGAGCCGCTCCTCAGCCCCAAGCCGCGGCAAACGCGCACGTGTCACCCCG GTGGGGGCGTGACGCTGCGGGGTTCTGATGGACAGCTGCACTCTCGAGCGCCCCCCAAGCCTCTCCGGATCTCTGCCGTGTTCCCCAAAGCCTCGCTACTCGCCACGCCTTTGGACCGGGACGACGACCCGTCCGTTTTCTACGACGAGCTGGTCGTTCAG GTGCCTCAGTCCCGGCGCAAGGGTCACGTCGATCGACTTCGGGCGGAGGAAAAGTGGCAGAGCCGGGCTCGGATCACGGAGACCTCCTTCGGCTTCCTGGAGGCGGAAAACAGCGACGAGGCGGCGTCCCGTCTGCCGCGACTGCCCGACAAGGAGCATTTTGAACGTCCTCAG GTGGAATGGAGCTCGTGCTTCCAGCTGGACCGCTTCAagtcgctgctgctgccggACAACAACCGGCCGCTGGAGCCCAGcgtgctgctggagctgaaGGAGCTCTTCGCCCGCACGGACGCCAACACCACCGCGCTGCACCTTCTCAGCGTGGACTGCCAGGTGGCGCGCATCGTGGGCGTGACGGCCGAGCAGAGGCGCACCATGGGCGTGGCCTCGGGTCTGGAGCTCATCACGCTGCCGCACGGCCGTCAGTTGCGGCAAGATCTGCTTGAGAG GCATCATCTGATCGCCTTGGGCGTGGCCGTGGACATCCTGGGCTGCACGGGCACGGTGAGCCAACGGGCCACGGTGCTGCACAGGTTCATCCTCCTGGCGCAAGCTCTCAAGGAGCACGCCCACGACCTCTACGCCTTCTCGGCCGTCATGAAGGCGCTGGACATGCCTCAG GTGGTGCGGCTGCAAATGACGTGGCGCCTGCTGCGGAGGAACCACACGGAGAGCGCCGTCCTGTTCGAGAAGACCCTGAAGCCTTTCATGAATTCGCTCAATGACAGCGACG AATGCATTTCGGGGGTTCCGGTGGCCGTGCCGCACCTGATTCccgtgctgctgctgatggagGGCCAGGACCTCGCGGAGGACAGCCAGCGAGGCTGCCAAATGCTCTTTGACCTCTTGCAGGCGGCTCGGCGACACGCCGCACAGGCACGCCAACACCAGGAGCACGCCAAAGCTCTGCTCGCAA
- the sh2d3a gene encoding breast cancer anti-estrogen resistance protein 3 homolog isoform X2 produces the protein MDVLKKELEEELKLSTEDPRSHAWYHGPLTREAAEALFDRDGDFLVRDSSSSPGDYVLSCYWRNEPMHFKIIRVVLRPKKGYSRELFQFEEDRFDNVPALIRFYVGDRRPISQASGAIIFHPLTRTLPLRVIAERQRAAEAKSHVERGKRLSFSSAPGDALHANPLLRSGSHPGNLENLGCRPLLQSAQSDSNLRPGTPQKAKPEDAGPPPISPVFRTGSEPLLSPKPRQTRTCHPGGGVTLRGSDGQLHSRAPPKPLRISAVFPKASLLATPLDRDDDPSVFYDELVVQVPQSRRKGHVDRLRAEEKWQSRARITETSFGFLEAENSDEAASRLPRLPDKEHFERPQVEWSSCFQLDRFKSLLLPDNNRPLEPSVLLELKELFARTDANTTALHLLSVDCQVARIVGVTAEQRRTMGVASGLELITLPHGRQLRQDLLERHHLIALGVAVDILGCTGTVSQRATVLHRFILLAQALKEHAHDLYAFSAVMKALDMPQVVRLQMTWRLLRRNHTESAVLFEKTLKPFMNSLNDSDECISGVPVAVPHLIPVLLLMEGQDLAEDSQRGCQMLFDLLQAARRHAAQARQHQEHAKALLASGWTPVPELLEAFRTEFALRLFWGQSGAEADSKERHEKFDKILCVLSDKLEQVDIRPEEQQQPLS, from the exons ATGGACGTGCTGAAGAAGGAACTGGAGGAAGAGCTGAAGCTTAGCACCGAGGACCCCAGGAGCCATGCCTGGTACCACGGACCCCTCACCAGAGAG GCTGCCGAGGCTCTTTTCGACAGGGACGGGGACTTCCTGGTGCGAGACTCCAGCTCGTCTCCGGGCGACTACGTCCTCAGCTGCTACTGGAGGAACGAGCCCATGCACTTCAAGATCATACGGGTGGTGCTGAGACCCAAAAAG GGCTACTCCCGGGAGCTGTTCCAGTTCGAAGAGGACCGCTTCGACAACGTCCCCGCTCTGATCCGCTTCTACGTGGGCGACCGGCGGCCCATCTCCCAGGCCTCGGGCGCCATCATCTTCCACCCGCTGACCAGGACGCTTCCTTTGCGCGTCATCGCCGAGCGGCAGCGGGCCGCCGAGGCCAAGTCGCATGTGGAACGCGGCAAACGGCTCAGCTTCAGCAGCGCGCCGGGAGACGCCCTGCACGCCAACCCGCTGCTCAG GAGCGGGAGTCACCCCGGTAACCTGGAGAACCTCGGATGCAGGCCTTTGCTCCAGTCGGCCCAGTCGGACAGCAACCTGAGGCCAG GCACTCCTCAGAAGGCCAAACCGGAAGACGCCGGCCCCCCTCCCATCTCGCCGGTGTTCCGCACGGGGAGCGAGCCGCTCCTCAGCCCCAAGCCGCGGCAAACGCGCACGTGTCACCCCG GTGGGGGCGTGACGCTGCGGGGTTCTGATGGACAGCTGCACTCTCGAGCGCCCCCCAAGCCTCTCCGGATCTCTGCCGTGTTCCCCAAAGCCTCGCTACTCGCCACGCCTTTGGACCGGGACGACGACCCGTCCGTTTTCTACGACGAGCTGGTCGTTCAG GTGCCTCAGTCCCGGCGCAAGGGTCACGTCGATCGACTTCGGGCGGAGGAAAAGTGGCAGAGCCGGGCTCGGATCACGGAGACCTCCTTCGGCTTCCTGGAGGCGGAAAACAGCGACGAGGCGGCGTCCCGTCTGCCGCGACTGCCCGACAAGGAGCATTTTGAACGTCCTCAG GTGGAATGGAGCTCGTGCTTCCAGCTGGACCGCTTCAagtcgctgctgctgccggACAACAACCGGCCGCTGGAGCCCAGcgtgctgctggagctgaaGGAGCTCTTCGCCCGCACGGACGCCAACACCACCGCGCTGCACCTTCTCAGCGTGGACTGCCAGGTGGCGCGCATCGTGGGCGTGACGGCCGAGCAGAGGCGCACCATGGGCGTGGCCTCGGGTCTGGAGCTCATCACGCTGCCGCACGGCCGTCAGTTGCGGCAAGATCTGCTTGAGAG GCATCATCTGATCGCCTTGGGCGTGGCCGTGGACATCCTGGGCTGCACGGGCACGGTGAGCCAACGGGCCACGGTGCTGCACAGGTTCATCCTCCTGGCGCAAGCTCTCAAGGAGCACGCCCACGACCTCTACGCCTTCTCGGCCGTCATGAAGGCGCTGGACATGCCTCAG GTGGTGCGGCTGCAAATGACGTGGCGCCTGCTGCGGAGGAACCACACGGAGAGCGCCGTCCTGTTCGAGAAGACCCTGAAGCCTTTCATGAATTCGCTCAATGACAGCGACG AATGCATTTCGGGGGTTCCGGTGGCCGTGCCGCACCTGATTCccgtgctgctgctgatggagGGCCAGGACCTCGCGGAGGACAGCCAGCGAGGCTGCCAAATGCTCTTTGACCTCTTGCAGGCGGCTCGGCGACACGCCGCACAGGCACGCCAACACCAGGAGCACGCCAAAGCTCTGCTCGCAA